The Candidatus Hydrogenedentota bacterium genomic interval TTCATTTTCCCCACGGCAGAATGGTGCTACGACGATGTCCTATTTTCCAATAATCAGACCGTTATAACAGGCGCGTTTTCGACTGTCATCAACGTGCCCGATGGGGGCACCATTATTGTGGATACAGACGGGAACACTGCACTCATAGATGGTAATAAAGCGCGGGATAATCGTTTTGAGCTCGAGCCCGGAAAGCATCTGCTTTATGTGGTGTTGACCCAATATTGGGGACATTGGCGCAACGATACGCAATTATGCCTTGTTTCGGATACTCCCATGACTTTGGAAAATCCCCTCAATGCTTCTGTTGAGAGTCCCTGGAGTTTTATCCCCTTTTCCCGAGATATAGCCTATCGTTTTGCCGATTACCAATGGGCGCTCATGGAGCCTGCAGAAAAAGAGCGCATTGAAAAACATATTCGCCGGGTGGTGGATGATGAGCTGAGGAAGCCGCCGCTCTTAGAAACTTTTGCTGAGGCAATGAAAGACCGCGCCCGAATTGTTGACGCCGATGAAATGACGCCGTCACCCTATTATGATTTCCAAACACGCCACGTTTTGGAAGGGGTTGAAGCGGATATAGAATTCACAGTGAACAATAACAAGGAATTGGAAACGCTGAGGGTGCTGCCCTCTGAAGCAGGGGATGTAGAGCTTATTTGTGATTTGGGCGAACAAAATGTGGGCTATTACACCTTTGAAATTGAAGCGGAAGAGGGATTGATTCTTGATTTCTTCGGCGTGGAATATATCGCGCCTGACGGATCGGTGCAATTTACAGAACGATACCGTAACGGCATGCGCTATACCTGCAAAGAAGGGAAAAACCGATTCACCAGTCTGATGCGCCGTTCCCAACGTTATTTATTCATTACTTTACGGAACCAAAGGCGCCCTGCGCAGATCAAAAAGATTCAATTAATCGAATCTACCTATCCTGTTGAGGAAAAGGGGAGTTTTACCTGCAGCGAGCCTTTATTAGATCGTATTTGGGCCATTTCCGCCCATACCTTGAAACTGTGCATGGAAGATGTGTTTACCGATTGCCCCCTCTACGAACAGACCTTGTGGGTGGGCGATGCACGCAATGAGGCGCTGTTCAATTATCCCGCCTTTGGGCATGCAGACATTGCCAAACGATGTATACGCCTCGCCGCCTTCTCTTTGGATCACTACCCATTGGTGCAGTGTCAAGTCCCGTCCACTTGGGAGACTATTATTCCGGTGTGGGGTTTCCTCTGGAACATCATGATTTGGGACTATTACGAATTTACCGGTGATACGGATTTCTTGGAATGGGTTTTCCCCTATGCCATGAAGAATCTCCGCAATGCGGCGGAATATACGGATGAACGCGGACTTTTCAGCGTTCCGTTTTGGAATTTGTTCGATTGGTCCGGTATTGACGATAACCACGCGACCGTTACCCACAACAGCATGTTCGCGGTCGGCGCCATTGATGCAGCACTGAAGATCGCCAACCTGTTAAATAAGGACGAAGACAAGGAATGGCTCCGCGCCTATCGTGAACAATTGAAATCAGCGTTAAATCAACTCTGGCAGGATGAACTGAATATGTATCCTGACAGCGTTCACAACAACGGCGCAATGAGTGAAAAGATTTCACTGCACAATGTGTTTCTTTCCTTGCTCTATGACATTGCTCCTGAAGATAAAATTGATCTGTTAAAGACCTACCTCGCCGAACAACCGGAAAATATGACGGCTATCGGCTCACCTTTTGCGCTCTTGTATTTATTTTCCACCCTGGAAAAGATGGGGATGAAGGAAGAGGTCGTGCAATGGATTCGAGATGCCTATGAACCTATGGTCGCCCTAGACGCGACCTCTGTGTGGGAAACCTTTGCCGGCGCCTTGAATTATATCGGTAAATTCCCGACCAGAAGTCACACGCACGCGTGGTCGTCGTCACCTCTTTACTTTCTGAACCGTATTATTTTGGGTATTGTTCAAGAGAGTCCGGGCGGACAAGCATATACCATCAGCCCCCATCTTTGTGGATTGACTTGGGCAAAAGGCAGCACAGCCCGAACGGAAGGCACCGTTCAGGTAGAATGGTCTGTAGAGGATGAGGTGCTTACGATAAAAGCGTCTGCACCTGAAAACGTAAGCTTAAATTTTGTCCGAAACGAAAGCCTCAAAGGCTTGAAGATTATTTTTAACGGGGTTGACATGCAAGAAAAGAATTCTTGACTGTGTTCAAAATGAGCCGCTATGACGCAACTTTTGCGTATTAAAGAACAGTCCTATTGAAACAACTGTTTTGTCTTGGGCTGTCATCTAAACCTTGATTATAACGTTATTAAAATAAATAGAGTGAAGCTATACATGAATAATTTTGTCTTTAATAAAATGCGTGTGGCACGCGCTATAGAGTGCCTTATTGGCTTTTATTTTATCGCGGGCGCTATTCCCAAATTTCTGAATGTGGATAAGTTCGCTGTTCTTATGGCAGGGTATAAGGTGGTTGTTTCGCCGCAAATGATACAGCTCTCCGTATTGTTTACGATTTTTTTGGAAATTGCGCTGGGGATGCTCTTGGTCTTCGGTGTGCGATTAAAAGGCCTGACTATTATTGGGCTTCAGTTAATTACCGTATTCTTCACGGTATTGATTGCCTACGCTTGGAAAGTGAATGGACTTGAGGATTGCGGTTGTTTCCCCGTTTTTAAAATGTCGCCGCCTGTTTCTATTATAAAAAATATACTCATTTTCACCGGCAGTATTTATATATTGTGGCACTTGGTTCTGTTTCGCAAGGAGAAATCCCCCGACGCGGCAGACAAGGATCAGGACGCTTCAGTGCAAGAGAGCCGTTTCTCGTGGCAGCTTCGGCATAGCGTGGTCGGATTGGCGCTATCGATAATTGTATCTTCAGCCTGCGCCGGTTACGCGTGGAGGACTTTTGACAGTGCCGCCCTCATAGAAGACGGCTCCGGCGAGACGGGCATTTTTGCCCAATTTGAACTATTTATGAATGAAGGATATTTTAATCTCGCGGAAGGGATTCATTTGGTACCTGTTCTCAGTAGTTCCTGTCCCGAATGCAAAGACAAGGTGCCGGAACTCAATGAATTGTTTATGAATATTGATATGCCGCCCATGGTTGCCCTGTGCTACGAGGAAAACTTTGGAGAATTGGATGAGTTCCGCGCTGAGACCAATCCTATTTTTCCCTTGCATTCTATTGGAGACCGGGCACTCTTATATTTCCGACTTATTGAAAACGAACCCTTCAGACTGGTCTTGGTGGAAGATGGTCATGTCTTGGCATCGTGGGATGGCTTTGTTCCCGACGCCGAGATCATCGAGGAGTGTCTGGAAGGAAATTGTTAAGGCGGTCACAGACTTTAACAATCCTTGATGGGAGCAAATTATTTTACGTCCCTATAAGAAACTCAAGAATGGAGACGCGACAGGTTTTGTGTTTCCTTTTGCAAAAATAATCATGTGTCTGATATCATTCACAGTTCAACAATGAGAAGTTCGCGGCACTGCCGACAATACTTCAACACCTTGTTGATTGCAACACGCGGCTCTTGCATAAATACCGGCGGAGGCATGGTTCCGGTCGTTTCGAAAGCCCATTTCCATTATTGACAAGAAAGGTGGAAAAGCATGGCACCCATCATTAAGGTAGAAAATCTAAACAAAATTTATGAGAGCACATTTCGTGGACAAGATGTGCATGCCTTGAAAGATTTAAATCTCGAAATTCAACAGGGAGAAATCTTTGGCTACCTCGGTCCCAACGGTTCAGGAAAAACGACAACCGTCAAGATGCTCTTGGGTTTAATTTTTCCGACCTCAGGCACCATCGAAATCATGGGCAGCAAGGCTATCGACTCCAGCGCGATTAAACGGCATATCGGATACCTGCCTGAAGGGGCATACTATCCCGATTTCTTGCGGGGCGAGGAGATCTTGCATTACTATGGTCGGCTCTACGGACTCAAAGGCAAAGATCTCAAACGCAGAATTGATCAGACCTTGGAAATGGTGGGGATGAAACACGCACGCAAACGAATGCTGCGCGGCTATTCCAAAGGAATGCGTCAACGTATTGGTTTGGCGCAGGCGCTGATCAGCGATCCCGATATTTTAATTCTTGATGAGCCGACTACCGGATTGGATCCGATTGCGCGCAAAGAGATCCGCGACATTTTGTTGCAATTGCGCAGCGAAGGGAAGACCTTGCTCATCTCCAGCCATGAATTGTTGGAAGTGGAGATGATCAGCAACCGTGTGGGCATCTTATTTGAAGGGGTCTTACAGACCATCGGCGCCGTGGATGATTTGCTGACACAGCGTGATATGCTCATTGAAGTGGACGGCGCGACGGAGCCGATCCTGCAAGATATGACCCAATCCGGTTTTAAGGTGGAAGATCATATCGGCACGCGGTTGAAATTACGATTGGAAAGTCCCTCCGCTATGTCAGAAGTCTTGGATCTGTGCAAATCCAAATCCTTGCAGATTTTAAGTGTTACTCCGCGTCGGGAGAGTCTAGAAGAACTTTTTGTGCGTGT includes:
- a CDS encoding ABC transporter ATP-binding protein, with protein sequence MAPIIKVENLNKIYESTFRGQDVHALKDLNLEIQQGEIFGYLGPNGSGKTTTVKMLLGLIFPTSGTIEIMGSKAIDSSAIKRHIGYLPEGAYYPDFLRGEEILHYYGRLYGLKGKDLKRRIDQTLEMVGMKHARKRMLRGYSKGMRQRIGLAQALISDPDILILDEPTTGLDPIARKEIRDILLQLRSEGKTLLISSHELLEVEMISNRVGILFEGVLQTIGAVDDLLTQRDMLIEVDGATEPILQDMTQSGFKVEDHIGTRLKLRLESPSAMSEVLDLCKSKSLQILSVTPRRESLEELFVRVVGAAEAARR